One window of the Anaerolineae bacterium genome contains the following:
- a CDS encoding response regulator encodes MATAWVVDDDREMCEAMGLMLRLLGYAPRAFFDARSAAKALLAGERPDLVLLDLNMPEVGGDDLLEFIRSRQRWQNIPVVMLTSEFAETEQARLLQLGANGYLTKPVTLEELQDVLSQLFR; translated from the coding sequence ATGGCGACGGCTTGGGTGGTCGACGACGACCGTGAGATGTGCGAGGCTATGGGGTTGATGCTGCGCTTGTTGGGCTACGCGCCTCGCGCCTTTTTCGATGCCCGCAGCGCAGCTAAAGCCTTGTTGGCCGGGGAACGCCCGGATCTGGTCCTGCTCGATCTCAACATGCCCGAGGTGGGCGGCGATGACCTGCTGGAATTCATCCGCAGTCGTCAGCGCTGGCAGAACATCCCTGTGGTCATGTTGACTTCCGAATTCGCTGAAACCGAACAGGCGCGCCTGTTGCAGTTGGGTGCCAATGGGTATTTGACGAAGCCGGTGACGCTGGAAGAACTGCAAGATGTCTTATCTCAACTTTTTCGTTAG